A single Bifidobacterium asteroides DNA region contains:
- a CDS encoding co-chaperone YbbN: MANKNGQGQPGVSLAGAVDLGALKHQVDAEPGQKGGAPAAGGYVIDTTEASFQAMVQTSATFPILILLWVPTDDRLFPLATRLAQTVNAQEGRIQLSRIDIASNPQIAQTFQVQGAPALFALLAGRPMPILQGLPTDEEMNQITDQLIPQVIQMAQKAGITGSAPYQETNDQGQEEQAGQAAADAIPPAHQEAHRLAQEGDYAAAAEAYGKLVQADATDDLAKREQAKCLLMARSAKADVRRVRQAAADAPDDLQAQLDVADVDMIGGQIQDAFDRLLDFLAGHRDQTDPIRRRLLEYFVIPEPTDPRLAKARRRLSTLMY, translated from the coding sequence ATGGCGAACAAGAACGGGCAGGGGCAGCCGGGCGTCTCGCTGGCAGGGGCGGTCGACCTGGGTGCGCTCAAGCATCAGGTCGATGCCGAGCCAGGCCAGAAAGGTGGTGCACCCGCTGCCGGCGGCTACGTGATCGATACCACGGAGGCCAGTTTCCAGGCCATGGTTCAGACCTCAGCCACCTTCCCCATTTTGATCCTGCTCTGGGTGCCCACCGACGACCGCCTCTTCCCTCTGGCGACCCGTCTGGCCCAGACCGTCAATGCCCAGGAGGGGCGCATTCAGCTCTCCCGCATCGACATCGCGTCCAATCCGCAGATCGCCCAGACCTTCCAGGTGCAGGGCGCACCGGCCCTCTTTGCCCTGCTGGCGGGCCGGCCCATGCCCATCCTGCAGGGGCTGCCCACCGATGAGGAAATGAACCAGATCACCGATCAGCTCATCCCACAGGTGATTCAGATGGCGCAGAAGGCCGGCATCACCGGCAGCGCCCCCTACCAGGAGACCAACGACCAGGGGCAGGAGGAGCAGGCCGGCCAGGCAGCGGCTGATGCCATCCCCCCCGCCCATCAGGAGGCCCACCGGCTGGCCCAGGAGGGCGACTATGCAGCTGCGGCCGAAGCCTATGGCAAGCTGGTCCAGGCTGACGCGACCGATGATCTGGCCAAGCGTGAGCAGGCCAAGTGCCTGCTGATGGCACGTTCGGCCAAGGCCGATGTCCGCAGGGTCCGTCAGGCGGCTGCCGATGCCCCTGACGACCTGCAGGCCCAGTTGGATGTGGCCGATGTGGACATGATCGGCGGCCAGATTCAGGATGCCTTCGATCGTCTGCTGGACTTTCTGGCCGGGCACCGGGATCAGACCGATCCCATCCGCCGCCGTCTGCTGGAGTACTTCGTCATTCCTGAGCCGACCGATCCTCGGCTGGCCAAGGCCCGTCGCCGTCTGTCCACACTGATGTACTGA